A window of Panicum virgatum strain AP13 chromosome 8K, P.virgatum_v5, whole genome shotgun sequence contains these coding sequences:
- the LOC120644261 gene encoding dof zinc finger protein DOF3.6-like isoform X3 gives MQLQQATTTSNINIPPASAVVAGEGNLLQYGQAMAAETLSGGGGSRDGSAPAAQAKAQPRSMSERSKLLRIPKPEPGLRCPRCDSTSTKFSYFNNYSLAQPRYFCRNCHRYWTRGGALRDIPVGAPYRRRRAKGNKPSAAATAASASSAALAMTSSCTTNFVVARAPTPQQTTASSSASPVLPQLYGLASMDTPNVGSNFSWPGAANLLVMDSAGGRAVSESKMKQQWGTRTLPQSSQMHKLPVFSHAIDQQQGPAVAVPVTMATPPSMFHPLWSGGDGGIYSGGEGQFHMITNRDEECPIWAMQADVNGYTTSYDPIPVIQQMEDIGASADLGQNSLGTVAAGQMGKVKAGTAASASFSGHGSSSVAALFPVSRGSRSSVAVFPVGHGSSSSSAVFPFRNFNSAAATSASSMAPFPHGLLHLGIQQVGIHRGSHKRWVPTILQNGEHGLWN, from the exons ATGCAG cTCCAGCAGGCAACTACTACTAGTAACATCAATATTCCTCCTGCATCAGCTGTTGTTGCTGGTGAAGGTAATCTTCTCCAGTATGGACAAGCCATGGCCGCAGAGACGCTTTCTGGAGGAGGTGGAAGCCGTGATGGTAGCGCCCCAGCAGCGCAAGCCAAGGCCCAACCGAGGTCCATGTCTGAGCGCTCCAAGCTGCTGAGGATCCCAAAGCCAGAGCCGGGGCTCAGGTGCCCGCGCTGTGACTCCACCAGCACCAAGTTTAGCTACTTCAACAACTACTCCTTAGCGCAACCACGCTACTTCTGCCGTAACTGCCATCGCTACtggacgcgcggcggcgccctccgcgACATCCCCGTCGGCGCTCCGTACAGACGCCGCCGAGCCAAGGGCAACAAGCCCAGTGCTGCAGCCACTGCTGCATCGGCATCATCAGCAGCACTAGCGATGACTTCGTCGTGCACCACCAATTTCGTCGTCGCGCGCGCGCCCACTCCACAACAAACTACGGCCAGCAGCAGCGCGTCGCCGGTGCTGCCACAGTTGTACGGGCTCGCCAGCATGGACACCCCGAATGTTGGCTCCAACTTTTCGTGGCCCGGGGCTGCTAATCTGTTGGTGATGGACTCGGCCGGTGGGAGGGCTGTGTCGGAGTCGAAGATGAAGCAGCAGTGGGGAACGCGAACGCTACCGCAGTCTTCGCAGATGCACAAGCTCCCAGTATTCTCGCACGCTATTGATCAGCAGCAGGGGCCGGCAGTTGCTGTGCCGGTGACAATGGCGACGCCGCCGAGCATGTTCCATCCACTATGGAGTGGAGGCGACGGAGGGATCTACAGTGGAGGCGAAGGTCAGTTCCATATGATCACGAATCGAGATGAGGAGTGTCCAATTTGGGCCATGCAAGCAGATGTGAATGGTTACACTACTTCCTATGATCCTATCCCAGTTATACAGCAG ATGGAGGACATCGGCGCATCTGCGGATTTGGGGCAGAATAGCCTGGgcacggtggcggcggggcagaTGGGCAAGGTCAAGGCAGGTACAGCGGCATCGGCTTCCTTCAGTGGCCATGGATCCAGCTCGGTAGCGGCCCTCTTCCCCGTTAGCCGCGGATCCAGATCATCGGTAGCAGTCTTCCCCGTTGGCCATGGATCCAGCTCGTCGTCGGCCGTCTTCCCCTTTCGGAACTTCAACAGTGCGGCAGCGACATCGGCTTCTTCGATGGCTCCATTCCCCCATGGTCTCCTTCATTTGGGCATCCAGCAAGTTGGGATTCATCGTG
- the LOC120644261 gene encoding dof zinc finger protein DOF3.6-like isoform X1, producing the protein MILPPVFLVSTSWNSNQQLQQATTTSNINIPPASAVVAGEGNLLQYGQAMAAETLSGGGGSRDGSAPAAQAKAQPRSMSERSKLLRIPKPEPGLRCPRCDSTSTKFSYFNNYSLAQPRYFCRNCHRYWTRGGALRDIPVGAPYRRRRAKGNKPSAAATAASASSAALAMTSSCTTNFVVARAPTPQQTTASSSASPVLPQLYGLASMDTPNVGSNFSWPGAANLLVMDSAGGRAVSESKMKQQWGTRTLPQSSQMHKLPVFSHAIDQQQGPAVAVPVTMATPPSMFHPLWSGGDGGIYSGGEGQFHMITNRDEECPIWAMQADVNGYTTSYDPIPVIQQMEDIGASADLGQNSLGTVAAGQMGKVKAGTAASASFSGHGSSSVAALFPVSRGSRSSVAVFPVGHGSSSSSAVFPFRNFNSAAATSASSMAPFPHGLLHLGIQQVGIHRGSHKRWVPTILQNGEHGLWN; encoded by the exons ATGATCTTGCCCCCAGTCTTCCTAGTTTCCACAAGCTGGAATAGCAACCAGCAG cTCCAGCAGGCAACTACTACTAGTAACATCAATATTCCTCCTGCATCAGCTGTTGTTGCTGGTGAAGGTAATCTTCTCCAGTATGGACAAGCCATGGCCGCAGAGACGCTTTCTGGAGGAGGTGGAAGCCGTGATGGTAGCGCCCCAGCAGCGCAAGCCAAGGCCCAACCGAGGTCCATGTCTGAGCGCTCCAAGCTGCTGAGGATCCCAAAGCCAGAGCCGGGGCTCAGGTGCCCGCGCTGTGACTCCACCAGCACCAAGTTTAGCTACTTCAACAACTACTCCTTAGCGCAACCACGCTACTTCTGCCGTAACTGCCATCGCTACtggacgcgcggcggcgccctccgcgACATCCCCGTCGGCGCTCCGTACAGACGCCGCCGAGCCAAGGGCAACAAGCCCAGTGCTGCAGCCACTGCTGCATCGGCATCATCAGCAGCACTAGCGATGACTTCGTCGTGCACCACCAATTTCGTCGTCGCGCGCGCGCCCACTCCACAACAAACTACGGCCAGCAGCAGCGCGTCGCCGGTGCTGCCACAGTTGTACGGGCTCGCCAGCATGGACACCCCGAATGTTGGCTCCAACTTTTCGTGGCCCGGGGCTGCTAATCTGTTGGTGATGGACTCGGCCGGTGGGAGGGCTGTGTCGGAGTCGAAGATGAAGCAGCAGTGGGGAACGCGAACGCTACCGCAGTCTTCGCAGATGCACAAGCTCCCAGTATTCTCGCACGCTATTGATCAGCAGCAGGGGCCGGCAGTTGCTGTGCCGGTGACAATGGCGACGCCGCCGAGCATGTTCCATCCACTATGGAGTGGAGGCGACGGAGGGATCTACAGTGGAGGCGAAGGTCAGTTCCATATGATCACGAATCGAGATGAGGAGTGTCCAATTTGGGCCATGCAAGCAGATGTGAATGGTTACACTACTTCCTATGATCCTATCCCAGTTATACAGCAG ATGGAGGACATCGGCGCATCTGCGGATTTGGGGCAGAATAGCCTGGgcacggtggcggcggggcagaTGGGCAAGGTCAAGGCAGGTACAGCGGCATCGGCTTCCTTCAGTGGCCATGGATCCAGCTCGGTAGCGGCCCTCTTCCCCGTTAGCCGCGGATCCAGATCATCGGTAGCAGTCTTCCCCGTTGGCCATGGATCCAGCTCGTCGTCGGCCGTCTTCCCCTTTCGGAACTTCAACAGTGCGGCAGCGACATCGGCTTCTTCGATGGCTCCATTCCCCCATGGTCTCCTTCATTTGGGCATCCAGCAAGTTGGGATTCATCGTG
- the LOC120644261 gene encoding dof zinc finger protein DOF3.6-like isoform X2 yields MILPPVFLVSTSWNSNQQLQQATTTSNINIPPASAVVAGEGNLLQYGQAMAAETLSGGGGSRDGSAPAAQAKAQPRSMSERSKLLRIPKPEPGLRCPRCDSTSTKFSYFNNYSLAQPRYFCRNCHRYWTRGGALRDIPVGAPYRRRRAKGNKPSAAATAASASSAALAMTSSCTTNFVVARAPTPQQTTASSSASPVLPQLYGLASMDTPNVGSNFSWPGAANLLVMDSAGGRAVSESKMKQQWGTRTLPQSSQMHKLPVFSHAIDQQQGPAVAVPVTMATPPSMFHPLWSGGDGGIYSGGEGQFHMITNRDEECPIWAMQADVNGYTTSYDPIPVIQQMEDIGASADLGQNSLGTVAAGQMGKVKAGTAASASFSGHGSSSVAALFPVSRGSRSSVAVFPVGHGSSSSSAVFPFRNFNSAAATSASSMAPFPHGLLHLGIQQVGIHRARLRC; encoded by the exons ATGATCTTGCCCCCAGTCTTCCTAGTTTCCACAAGCTGGAATAGCAACCAGCAG cTCCAGCAGGCAACTACTACTAGTAACATCAATATTCCTCCTGCATCAGCTGTTGTTGCTGGTGAAGGTAATCTTCTCCAGTATGGACAAGCCATGGCCGCAGAGACGCTTTCTGGAGGAGGTGGAAGCCGTGATGGTAGCGCCCCAGCAGCGCAAGCCAAGGCCCAACCGAGGTCCATGTCTGAGCGCTCCAAGCTGCTGAGGATCCCAAAGCCAGAGCCGGGGCTCAGGTGCCCGCGCTGTGACTCCACCAGCACCAAGTTTAGCTACTTCAACAACTACTCCTTAGCGCAACCACGCTACTTCTGCCGTAACTGCCATCGCTACtggacgcgcggcggcgccctccgcgACATCCCCGTCGGCGCTCCGTACAGACGCCGCCGAGCCAAGGGCAACAAGCCCAGTGCTGCAGCCACTGCTGCATCGGCATCATCAGCAGCACTAGCGATGACTTCGTCGTGCACCACCAATTTCGTCGTCGCGCGCGCGCCCACTCCACAACAAACTACGGCCAGCAGCAGCGCGTCGCCGGTGCTGCCACAGTTGTACGGGCTCGCCAGCATGGACACCCCGAATGTTGGCTCCAACTTTTCGTGGCCCGGGGCTGCTAATCTGTTGGTGATGGACTCGGCCGGTGGGAGGGCTGTGTCGGAGTCGAAGATGAAGCAGCAGTGGGGAACGCGAACGCTACCGCAGTCTTCGCAGATGCACAAGCTCCCAGTATTCTCGCACGCTATTGATCAGCAGCAGGGGCCGGCAGTTGCTGTGCCGGTGACAATGGCGACGCCGCCGAGCATGTTCCATCCACTATGGAGTGGAGGCGACGGAGGGATCTACAGTGGAGGCGAAGGTCAGTTCCATATGATCACGAATCGAGATGAGGAGTGTCCAATTTGGGCCATGCAAGCAGATGTGAATGGTTACACTACTTCCTATGATCCTATCCCAGTTATACAGCAG ATGGAGGACATCGGCGCATCTGCGGATTTGGGGCAGAATAGCCTGGgcacggtggcggcggggcagaTGGGCAAGGTCAAGGCAGGTACAGCGGCATCGGCTTCCTTCAGTGGCCATGGATCCAGCTCGGTAGCGGCCCTCTTCCCCGTTAGCCGCGGATCCAGATCATCGGTAGCAGTCTTCCCCGTTGGCCATGGATCCAGCTCGTCGTCGGCCGTCTTCCCCTTTCGGAACTTCAACAGTGCGGCAGCGACATCGGCTTCTTCGATGGCTCCATTCCCCCATGGTCTCCTTCATTTGGGCATCCAGCAAGTTGGGATTCATCGTG